The Pseudomonas sp. MM223 genome segment GGCCGAGGCCTGCCAGTTCAAGTCGATCAGCGAGGTCAGCTGAAATGGCCGCACGCCCATGGAGCACAGCGGACAATTGCATCTGCGAACAATCAAGGCACCGGGCTAAGCCCGATATTGTCATTCCGATTGCTGGCAGCACGTCGTAGAGCAACGACTCTCCCGGATGTGGTGGGTTGTGGAGGGGCATTTGAAGTCTCCTGAATAGGCACTCCGAATCTTCTTCCCTTTCCCCGCTGGCCATCAGGTCGTAACGGCTGATCGAATTGTCAGAATTGTCCTGTTTTATCTCGCTACCGGGGCTGCTATGCCGCACTTCGCGCGCTCGTAGCGGACCTAGCACACCAAGTTCTCAGTTGCGTCCTACTTCCTTCCAAGCCAATTCCTACGTAGCCGCATGACCTGAAGAATTATCCTACACCCCGTGTCGACGCCCGTCTGATTGTCCGGGGAAGGCCTGCTCTCTAGGCTAACCGGGTCGCTGTCGGTTCAGCGATCGGGTGTGGAAACCCGGATGTGATGAAGGGCTGCCGTTATGGCAGTTGTGCGCGTGAGGCCGTTTGGCCTACCGGCTTGCCTTCTCACCGGTTTTCCACCCCGCGCACAACTGCCGCCTTCTGCGTGGAAACGGGTGGTTGCAGTTCAATCCTAGAGAGAAGGAATTGCCATGAAAAGAATCGTTCCCGATCCACCCCTTCCCGAAACCATACAACGCCCTTTCAGTCGCTGCGATGCCGGCCATCCCCCACTGTTCACAGTAAACCCCGGCGTCTCCGCCCACGACGCCCTGGTGCATGTCGCCCAGTACCTGCGCGGTGCCTACGACTGTGGCTACAAAGCCCTTGAGCATCTGGATGAGACAGGTAAAAGCCTGTTCTGGAGCAATCTGAATGCGCTCGAAATGGCAGAAGGGTTGGTTGAGGCACTGCTGGATGGGATTGAGTCACAGCCCATGAGTTGATGCCGCCTGTACCCGCGAAGAGGCCCGCACAGCAAACAAGAAAAGGCCGGCTCCCTACAGAGGGAGCCGGCCTTTGTGCGTACTGCTATTGGTTGATTACTTCCCCGCAGTCAACGCGTTGTAGCTGGTCATCAAATTCCGATAATCCGGAATGTGGTTGGAGCACAGCGCCGCCAGCCCTTCCACATCGTTGCGCCAGTCGCGGTGCAGCTCACACGCCACGCCGAACCATGTCATCAGCTGGGCACCCGCCTGGCTCATGCGGTCATGGGCCGCATCGCGGGTCATTTCGTTGAAGGTGCCGGAGGCATCGGTCACCACGAACACGTCGAACTCTTCTTCCAGGGCCGACAGCGCCGGGAAGGCTACGCAAACCTCAGTCACCACACCGGCAATGATCAGCTGCTTCTTGCCAGTGGCCTTCACCGCCTTGACGAAGTCTTCGTTGTCCCAGGCATTGATCTGGCCTGGGCGGGCGATGTACGGGGCATCCGGGAACAGCGCTTTCAGTTCCGGCACCAGCGGGCCGTTGGGGCCTTGCTCAAAGCTGGTGGTGAGGATGGTCGGCAGGTTGAAAAACTTGGCCAGGTCAGCCAGGGCCAACACGTTGTTCTTGAACTTGTCCGGCTCGATGTCGCGTACCAGGGACAGCAGGCCAGCCTGGTGGTCGACCAGCAGTACGGCAGCGTCGTCTTTGTTCAGGCGGTTGTAGGTGAATTTGCTCATGGTCTGTGCTCCTAAGGGTTATGAATTTTTCAGCAATCCGGGGTGTTTCGCGTTGATGGGCACAGATTAAAATCATCACCTTTGCTGCACTAGACTGCGAAAACCGTCCTTAGCGTTCCGTTTGGAGAACGATCATTGGAAGACCTCAACTCCCTCTACTACTTCACCCAAGTCGTGGAGCACGGCGGCTTCGCCCCGGCAGGGCGGGCGCTGGACATGCCCAAGTCGAAACTCAGCCGGCGCATCGCCGACCTTGAAGACCGCCTGGGCGTGCGCCTGCTGCACCGCACCAGCCGGCACTGCTCGCTGACCGAAATTGGCCAGGCCTACTACAACCGCTGCCTGGCCATGCGCGTGGAGGCCGAGGGCGCGGCGGAAATCATCGAGCGCAACCGCAGCGAGCCACGCGGGCTGGTGCGCATCAGTTGCCCTACCACCCTGCTCAACTCCTGGGTCGGGCCGATGCTGACCCGCTACATGCTCAAGTACCCCCAGGTGGAGCTGTTCATCGAGAGCACCAACCGGCGCGTCGACCTGCTGCACGAGGGCTTCGACATTGCCCTGCGGGTGCGCTTTCCGCCGCTGGAGAACACCGACATGGTGATGAAGGTGCTGAGCAACAGCACCCAGTGCCTGGTCGGCCAGCCGCACTACCTGGAGCAACTGCCCAAAGGCTTCGACCCGCAGTTGCTCGGCACGCTGCCCAGCGTGCATTGGGGCAGTGCCCAACGTGAGTACCAGTGGGAACTGTTCCAGGGTGAGGACAACAGCCGCAGCATCGTCATCCCGCATACGCCGCGCATGGTGACCGACGACCTGTTTGCCCTGCGCCATTTCGTGGTGGCCGGCGTGGGGATTGCGCACTTGCCGCGGGTGGCGGTGCGCGAGGACCTGGCTTCGGGGCGCTTGGTAGAATTGCTGCCTGAGTGGCACCCGCGTTGCGGCATCGTGCATGCGATCTTCCCGTCGCGGCGGGGACTGCTGCCGTCGGTGCGGGCATTGATCGATCATCTGGCTGAGGAATTTGCCATCAGCGACATGGCTTGAGCCTTCTACTGTCTGCACTGGCCCTATCGCCGGCAAGCCAGCTCCCACAGGTACGGCACAGGCCTTGAAAGCTGTGGGGTACTTGTGGGAGCTGGCTGCCGGCGATAGGGCCGGAGCAGGCGAAGGGTAATCCCAGCACACCCTTACAAGACCCCTGGCCTATCCTTGCTCCACAGTCCCGGATCATCCCCCCCGGAGCCCTCATGATCCGCGCCACCCCCGGACCAGGCCGCGCCCTGCTCGCCACCCTCGCCCTCTGCCCCGCATTCAGCCAGGCCGACGAACCCGGCTGGTCGCTGCTCAGCCGTAACTACTTCCTGCACAGCGACTTCCGCTCGCCTTCCGGCAGCGGCCAGAACTACCGGCAGGAATGGGCCCAGGGTTTCATCGGCGAGGTCCGCTCGGGTTTCACCGAAGGTACTGTCGGCGTGGGCATCGACGCCCATGGCTTTCTCGGCCTGAAGCTCGACGGTGGCCGCGGCCATGCCGGCACCGGCCTGCTACCGCGCGACAGCGACGGCCGCGCTGAGTCTGACTATTCCAGCGCTGGGGCTACGCTCAAGCTGCGCCTGGGCAATACCCAACTGCGCTACGGCGAGATGACCGTGGAAACACCGGTGTTCGACACCGGCGACAAACGCCTGCACCCCGAATACGCCACCGGCTGGTTAGTGGAAAACACCGACCTGCCCGACTGGCGCCTGCAGGCCGGGCGTTTCACCGCCTTCAACAACCAGGACAACAGCGCCACCCACGATGACTTCAGCGGCTACGGCGCCACCACGCACAACCGGGCCATCAGCCTGGCTGGTGCCACCTTCGCGCCCAACGGGCCGTTCGGCGCCGCCCTGTATGCCGGGCAGCTGGAGGACACCTGGCGCCAGGCCTACCTCAACCTGAACCTGGCCGAGGGCAACTGGCGCCTGGACGGCAACCTCTACAAGACCCGCGACACCGGCAGTGCCAGCGCCGGGGCCATCGACACCCTCGCCTACAGCCTGCTGGCCAGGTACAGCCTCGGTGCCCAGGCGCTGAGCCTGGCCTACCAGAAGGTCGAGGGCGACACCCCATTCGACTTCGTCGGCGGCGACTCCATCTACCTGGCCAACTCGATCAAGTACGCCGACTTCAACGGCCCCGGCGAGCGCTCGTGGCAACTGCGCTACGACCTCAACTTTGCCACCCTCGGCGTGCCCGGGCTGAGCCTGATGGGCCGCTACGTCAGCGGCCGTGGCATCGACGGCAGCCATGCACCAACGGGCGGCGCTTACGTGGCCCAGTACGGCGACGGTGGCAAACACTGGGAACGCGACATCGACCTAAAATACGTGGTGCAGTCAGGTGCCGCCAAGGACCTGAGCCTGTCGCTTTCCCACGTCAGCCACCGCGCCAACCAGGCTCAGGCCGGCGATGACATCGACCGCATCTACCTGATCATCGAATACCCACTCAAAGGCAGCTTCTGACATGAGCACTTCCCCTTCAGGCGCCTGGAGCCCGTTGCGCAATACCACCTTTCGCATGCTGTGGATCGCCACCATTGCCTCCAACATCGGCACCTGGATGCACGAGGTGGGCGCCGGCTGGCTGATGACCACGTTGTCGGCCAACCCGCTGCACGTGGCGCTGATCCAGGTGGCCGGCTCGCTGCCGATGTTCTTCCTTGCCCTGCCCGCCGGCGCGGCGGCGGACATCGTCGACAAACGTCGCTACCTGTTGCTGGTACAACTGTGGATGTCTTCGGTTGCCGTGGTATTGGCGGCCCTGACCCTGCTCGGGCTGATGAACGTCACCTTGCTGCTGGTGCTGACCCTGGCGCTGGGCATCGGCACAGCGCTGATGATGCCGGCCTGGAGCGCGCTGACTCCGGAGCTGGTGGGCAAGGAAGACCTGGCCAATGCCGTGGCTATCTCCAGCGTCGGCATCAACGTGTCGCGCGCCATAGGCCCGGCCTTGGCGGGTGTGGTGGTGAGCCTGGTCGGCCCGTGGCTGACTTTTGCACTGAATGCCGCCTCGTTCGCCGGGGTGATCCTGGTGCTGTTCCTGTGGAAGCGTGAAGTGAAGGAACCGCTGCTGCCGGCTGAACGGTTTGTCGGTGCCATGCGTACCGGGCTGCGTTTCGCACGCAGTGCCAAACCCTTGCAGGCCGTGCTGTTGCGGGCCGTGGCGTTTTTCTTCTGCGCCAGCGCTGGTACCTCGCTGCTGCCCTTGATCGTGCGCGGCGAAATGCACGGCAGCGCCGCCGATTTTGGCCTGCTGCTGGCGGCCATCGGCATCGGTGCCGTGGCCGGCGCCACCCTGCTGCCACGCCTGCGCGAACGCATCAGCCGCGACCGCCTGGTGCTGCTCGCCAGCCTGTTGTACGCGCTGTTCCTGCTGGCGCTGGCGCTGGTGCGCAACTTCTATGCACTGCTGCCGGCGATGCTGCTCAGCGGCGCGGCGTGGATCGCGGTGCTGTCCAACCTGCAAGTGGCGGCACAAACCTCGGTCCCGGCCTGGGTGCGGGCGCGGGCCTTGTCGGTGTACATCCTGATCTTCTTCGGCGCCATGGCTTGTGGCGGGTTGCTGTGGGGCACGCTGGCCAGCCATGCATCGATCACCCTGAGCTTGCTGCTGGCTGCAGGTGGCCTGGCGCTGGGTACGTTGCTGACCTGCAAGGTGACCCTGCCAGAAACCGAAGCCGAGGAGCCGACACCGTCGCTGCACTGGCCGGTGCCGGTATTGAGCGATGACACGGACAAGGAAAGCGGGCCGGTGATGGTTACCGTGGAATACCACATCGCGCCGGCCAAGGCCGAGGCGTTCCAGCAGGCGGCGCGGGAGTTGGAGGCGATGCGCAAGCGCAATGGGGCGTTGTCCTGGGGGCTGATGCGCGACAGTGCTGACCCAGCGTTGTGGCTGGAGTTTTTCTTCGAGGAGTCGTGGCTGGAGCATTTGAGGCATCACCATCGGGTGACCCGGGGTGAGCTGAAGATCGAGGCGCGGGTGCGGATGCTGCAGACTGAAGGGGTTGAGGTGAGAATTCGGCATCTGTTGGCCGGTGGGGAGCACAAGGCTCACCACTGATATAGCAGCCCTGGCACTGCCCATTGTAGGAGCGGCCTTGTGCCGCGAAAGGGCCGCAAAGCGGTCCCAGCAATTCATGCGGCGAAGCTGAGATCCGGGGGGCGCTGCGCACCCCTTTCGCGGCACAAGGCCGCTCCTACAGGGGTTGCGCAATCCTGAAAGATAAAAGAAAGGGACCAAACACAGGTCCCTTTCTCGAATCAGCTCAGCTTAGAAAGCAAAGCAGGAACAACCCAGCGCCCCCCAGAAACCCTGGAAGTCATTGACCGGCACACTCGATTTACGCGCTTTGTCATGACTGTGCGCATGTACCCCGCACGGCCCCGAGCACTGATGCACGGCTGCCGCCAACGACGGCGTACCCACGCGCCAGTGCCCTGGCACCTTGGCCACCGGCGAC includes the following:
- the ycaC_3 gene encoding putative hydrolase YcaC (*Name ycaC_3), translating into MSKFTYNRLNKDDAAVLLVDHQAGLLSLVRDIEPDKFKNNVLALADLAKFFNLPTILTTSFEQGPNGPLVPELKALFPDAPYIARPGQINAWDNEDFVKAVKATGKKQLIIAGVVTEVCVAFPALSALEEEFDVFVVTDASGTFNEMTRDAAHDRMSQAGAQLMTWFGVACELHRDWRNDVEGLAALCSNHIPDYRNLMTSYNALTAGK
- the entS_2 gene encoding Enterobactin exporter EntS (*Name entS_2), whose translation is MSTSPSGAWSPLRNTTFRMLWIATIASNIGTWMHEVGAGWLMTTLSANPLHVALIQVAGSLPMFFLALPAGAAADIVDKRRYLLLVQLWMSSVAVVLAALTLLGLMNVTLLLVLTLALGIGTALMMPAWSALTPELVGKEDLANAVAISSVGINVSRAIGPALAGVVVSLVGPWLTFALNAASFAGVILVLFLWKREVKEPLLPAERFVGAMRTGLRFARSAKPLQAVLLRAVAFFFCASAGTSLLPLIVRGEMHGSAADFGLLLAAIGIGAVAGATLLPRLRERISRDRLVLLASLLYALFLLALALVRNFYALLPAMLLSGAAWIAVLSNLQVAAQTSVPAWVRARALSVYILIFFGAMACGGLLWGTLASHASITLSLLLAAGGLALGTLLTCKVTLPETEAEEPTPSLHWPVPVLSDDTDKESGPVMVTVEYHIAPAKAEAFQQAARELEAMRKRNGALSWGLMRDSADPALWLEFFFEESWLEHLRHHHRVTRGELKIEARVRMLQTEGVEVRIRHLLAGGEHKAHH
- the dmlR_23 gene encoding HTH-type transcriptional regulator DmlR (*Name dmlR_23) encodes the protein MEDLNSLYYFTQVVEHGGFAPAGRALDMPKSKLSRRIADLEDRLGVRLLHRTSRHCSLTEIGQAYYNRCLAMRVEAEGAAEIIERNRSEPRGLVRISCPTTLLNSWVGPMLTRYMLKYPQVELFIESTNRRVDLLHEGFDIALRVRFPPLENTDMVMKVLSNSTQCLVGQPHYLEQLPKGFDPQLLGTLPSVHWGSAQREYQWELFQGEDNSRSIVIPHTPRMVTDDLFALRHFVVAGVGIAHLPRVAVREDLASGRLVELLPEWHPRCGIVHAIFPSRRGLLPSVRALIDHLAEEFAISDMA
- the oprD_12 gene encoding Porin D (*Name oprD_12) gives rise to the protein MIRATPGPGRALLATLALCPAFSQADEPGWSLLSRNYFLHSDFRSPSGSGQNYRQEWAQGFIGEVRSGFTEGTVGVGIDAHGFLGLKLDGGRGHAGTGLLPRDSDGRAESDYSSAGATLKLRLGNTQLRYGEMTVETPVFDTGDKRLHPEYATGWLVENTDLPDWRLQAGRFTAFNNQDNSATHDDFSGYGATTHNRAISLAGATFAPNGPFGAALYAGQLEDTWRQAYLNLNLAEGNWRLDGNLYKTRDTGSASAGAIDTLAYSLLARYSLGAQALSLAYQKVEGDTPFDFVGGDSIYLANSIKYADFNGPGERSWQLRYDLNFATLGVPGLSLMGRYVSGRGIDGSHAPTGGAYVAQYGDGGKHWERDIDLKYVVQSGAAKDLSLSLSHVSHRANQAQAGDDIDRIYLIIEYPLKGSF